The Mesoplasma tabanidae sequence ATTTGTTCTGGTGTATATTGTTTACCATTTACATCAATTTTTTCATTTGTTCCCATTTTTGATTTAACTGAAATAACTACGTTTGGGTTTGTAACTGCTTGACGTTTTGCAGCCCCTCCAACAATAATATCTTCATTTTTAAATGCTACAACTGAAGGTGTTGTTCTTTGCCCTTCTGGGTTTTCTAAAATAATTGGTTGTCCACCTTCCATAATTGAAACAACTGAGTTAGTTGTACCTAAGTCTATTCCTATAATTCTTTCTTTTGCCATAATCTTTTTTCTCCTTTTAATACTATTTTGCTACTTTAACAATTGCGTGAATTAATATTCTATCGTGAATCATATATCCATCAGAAATTACAGACACTATTTTGTTTGATTCCATACCACTATCTTCTAGTGATTCATTTGCTTCATGTAAATTTGAATCGAATTCATCCCCCGCTTTTACGCCCATTGCTTTTATTCCATTGTTTTCAAATGCATTTTCTATTTGACTAATGATCATTTTAAAACCCATTAAATAGTTTTGCAACTCCGGACTTTCAGTTGGCGTATCAATTACTTTTTTTAATAAATCAATCGGTTTAATTAAGTCCTCAGCCAAATTGCTTGAACCATATTTTCTAACCAATGCCTCTTGTTCATTTCTCTTCTTAGTAAGATTTGCAATATCTGCATTTCTCAAACTTTTTTGAAATTCAATTTCTTTGTTGCAACTCTCAATTTGCTTTTCAAGATCTTGAATTATTTTTTTATAATCTTTTTTATCTTTTTTTACTTCTTCAATTTCAACTTTTCCGTCATTGTTTTCAACTGAAGTCTCTTCTTTATTTAATTCTTTTTCGTTATTCATCTTTATGATCATCTCCATTTATTATTTCTACTATCAAGTTAATTAATTGATTAGCTTGAGAATAATCAACCCTCTTAGGCCCAACAAGTGTTAACATTGTTGAACCCTGTTCAGTTTTAATTGCTGTTTCAACAATTGAAATATCACTTAAATCCTCAGATATTTCTTCACCTATCTTTGTACTAATTTGAATCATTTTTTGATTTGAACTGTAACTTACATCAAATCAATCAAATGGTGACATATTTTCCATAATGTTAATAACCTTTTTAAGTTTTTCTGTGTCATTAAATTCTGGATTATCCAACATGTTTTTCATTCCAACAATTTCTTTTTTAGATTCTTTTGATTGTAAAATGTTTGACATAAAAGTTTCTAAAATTAAATCATAGTTCTTTACAGTTGCTTCTAAGTTAGGTCTAATAAGTGATATGTTATTTTCTATTTCTTTAACTGGAGTATCAACTAAACAATCTGAAAACACTTTTATTGATATTGATAAATCTGATAATGATATATCTTTTAGATTGAATAATTGATTTTGCATTTCTCCATTTGAAAGAATGAAAATTACTGATGCCATAGTTTCTGATAATGGAATTAGGTCTATTTTTTTAACCATTAACTCACTATTTAAGTTTTGTTTAGTTACAATAGCTGTCATCTTAGTCATTTCACTAATTATTTGACTGGCCTGCTCTAAAACATATTCAATTTTTGTTCCACGTTGAAATAAAATTGATTTTAAGTTTTCTTTTAAACCTTCATTATAATCATCAAATTCCATTAAGTGATCAACATAATATCTGTACCCTTTTGTTGAAGGAACTCTTCCAGATGATGTGTGTTGCTTTTCTAAATAATTCATTTCTTCAAGTGCTGCAGAGTCATTTCTGATAGTCGCACTTGAAACTTGCATGCTAAGTAACTCTTGAATTCTTTTTGAACTAACAGCTTGATTAGTTTTAATATATTCTGAAACAATTACTTTTAAAATTTTAGCTTGTCTTTCGCTTAACATTTGATCACCTGTTTTTATTTTAGCACTCTATGTATTGGATTGCTACTTTTTTTCTTAATTTCTAACTTTTGATAGCACAAAGTCATCATTTTCAACTGTAATGGTATATCTTATATTTTCCTCAACTTCATCAGAAATGATTTTTTGAGCTAGCAATGTTTCAATATTTTTTTCAATATATCTTTTGATTGGTCTAGCACCAAATTGTTGATCATAACCTTCATCTATTATTTTATTTTTTGCTTTAATGTCGAAAGTTAAAAAGAAATTTTTATCATTTTCTAATCTTGTAGATAAAATGTTTAATTCTTTTGTTACTATTTCAGTTACATTTTCTTTTGACAATGGATTAAATATAACAACATTATCTATTCTATTTAAGAATTCTGGTCTGAAATGTTTTAATAATTCTGCTTTAATAGCTATTTTGCTTTCTTCAGAAGTTGAACCATTTTTTAAAATATATTCACTTCCTAAATTAGAAGTTAGAATAATTATTGTATTTTTAAAATCCACTGTTTTTCCTAAAGAATCTGTTATTCTTCCTTCATCTAAAACTTGCAATAGGATATTAAATACATCAGGGTGTGCTTTTTCTATTTCATCAAACAAAACAATTGAATAAGGGTTTCTTCTAACTGCTTCAGTTAGTCTTCCACCTTCTTCATATCCTACATATCCAGGAGGAGAACCAATTAATTTTGAAACACTATGTTTTTCCATGTATTCGCTCATGTCGATTCTTACCATTTTTTTACTTGAGTTAAACAATATATCAGCTAGACTTCTTGCTATTTCAGTTTTACCAACTCCAGTAGGTCCTAAGAATAAGAATGAACCAATTGGTTTATTTGGATCTTTAATCCCACTTCGACTTCTTAAGATTGCTTGAGACACTGCTTCAATAGCTTGATTTTGGCCTTTAACTCTCTCTTCAAGTGTTGTTTCAAGCTCTAATAATTTTGTTT is a genomic window containing:
- a CDS encoding nucleotide exchange factor GrpE, which codes for MNNEKELNKEETSVENNDGKVEIEEVKKDKKDYKKIIQDLEKQIESCNKEIEFQKSLRNADIANLTKKRNEQEALVRKYGSSNLAEDLIKPIDLLKKVIDTPTESPELQNYLMGFKMIISQIENAFENNGIKAMGVKAGDEFDSNLHEANESLEDSGMESNKIVSVISDGYMIHDRILIHAIVKVAK
- the hrcA gene encoding heat-inducible transcriptional repressor HrcA codes for the protein MLSERQAKILKVIVSEYIKTNQAVSSKRIQELLSMQVSSATIRNDSAALEEMNYLEKQHTSSGRVPSTKGYRYYVDHLMEFDDYNEGLKENLKSILFQRGTKIEYVLEQASQIISEMTKMTAIVTKQNLNSELMVKKIDLIPLSETMASVIFILSNGEMQNQLFNLKDISLSDLSISIKVFSDCLVDTPVKEIENNISLIRPNLEATVKNYDLILETFMSNILQSKESKKEIVGMKNMLDNPEFNDTEKLKKVINIMENMSPFDWFDVSYSSNQKMIQISTKIGEEISEDLSDISIVETAIKTEQGSTMLTLVGPKRVDYSQANQLINLIVEIINGDDHKDE